A single window of Brachyhypopomus gauderio isolate BG-103 chromosome 21, BGAUD_0.2, whole genome shotgun sequence DNA harbors:
- the LOC143485046 gene encoding protein kinase C delta type-like isoform X3: protein MVNKCMMKKYLKKGSQDDVFKDLDDIQLDFPVVSCNPPLDASPCGHLCEGSNSRPPSRISHQTRMTAEHFTFHKVLGQGGYGKVFLAELKCSGDWFAVKSLKKDKVLKDDDVEDTMVEKRVLALAWDNPFLTHLYSTFQTKEHLFFVMEYLNGGDLNFHIEEKGRFDLYRATFYAAEIVCGLQFLHGKSIIHRLHTQTKLNGHSVLSPLLFLFTKPHFCHIFVFLSCIRDLKSDNVMLDRDGHIKIADFGLCKENVFGDNLATTICGTPQYMAPEIILGEEYSFSVDWWSFGVLVYEMLIGDLPFDGDDEYELYESILNDTPHFPHWITVDTRDMLKRLFERDPSRRLGVVGNIRGQSFFKSIDWSALERRKLEPPYKPKVTSPNDCSNFDQEILSEEPHLSQCEEGSVDAMDQSAFAGFSFMNQSMEHLLQK, encoded by the exons ATGGTGAACAAATGTATGATGaaaaaatatttgaaaaaaGGTTCTCAGGATGATGTCTTCAAGGACCTTGACGACATTCAACTGGACTTCCCTGTGGTGTCTTGCAACCCACCTCTAG ACGCGTCTCCATGTGGCCATCTGTGTGAGGGTTCGAATTCTCGCCCCCCGTCCCGGATCAGCCACCAGACACGCATGACTGCCGAGCACTTCACGTTCCACAAAGTACTGGGCCAGGGAGGCTATGGCAAG GTTTTTCTGGCTGAACTCAAGTGCAGTGGGGATTGGTTTGCCGTGAAATCCTTGAAGAAAGACAAGGTGCTGAAGGATGATGATGTAGAGGACACCATGGTGGAGAAGCGGGTGCTAGCACTGGCGTGGGACAACCCCTTCCTTACTCACCTTTACTCCACCTTTCAGACCAAG GAACACTTGTTCTTTGTGATGGAATATTTGAATGGAGGTGACCTGAACTTCCACATAGAGGAGAAAGGACGCTTTGACCTCTACAGAGCCAC ATTCTATGCAGCTGAAATCGTGTGTGGACTGCAGTTCCTTCATGGAAAAAGCATCATccacaggttacacacacaaacaaagctaaatggacattctgtactttcacctttactgttcttgtttactaaaccacatttttgccacatttttgtatttctctcctGCATTAGGGATCTCAAGTCGGATAATGTTATGCTAGACAGAGATGGTCATATAAAGATAGCTGATTTTGGCTTGTgtaaagaaaatgtttttggtGACAATCTTGCCACAACCATCTGTGGGACACCACAGTACATGGCCCCTGAG atcattCTGGGTGAGGAGTATTCATTTTCCGTGGACTGGTGGTCATTTGGTGTGCTCGTATATGAGATGCTGATTGGTGATCTTCCATTCGATGGAGATGATGAATATGAACTTTATGAGTCCATCCTTAACGACACACCTCACTTCCCTCACTGGATCACTGTGGATACCAGAGACATGCTAAAACGA CTATTTGAGCGAGACCCTTCTCGTAGACTGGGTGTTGTGGGTAACATCAGAGGTCAGTCGTTCTTCAAGTCCATTGACTGGTCTGCTCTGGAGAGGAGAAAACTTGAACCCCCTTACAAGCCAAAAGTG acATCACCCAATGACTGCAGCAACTTCGACCAGGAGATTTTAAGTGAGGAGCCCCACCTGTCCCAGTGTGAGGAAGGTTCGGTTGATGCAATGGACCAGAGTGCCTTTGCTGGCTTTTCCTTCATGAACCAGAGCATGGAGCATCTCCTGCAGAAGTGA
- the LOC143485046 gene encoding protein kinase C delta type-like isoform X2, giving the protein MFVGFISFQIQALVQQFQEELVSKSALDEACEELLHVLLNETEDSDNPSLEELVSKSALDEACEELLHVLLDETEDSDNPSLGSQDDVFKDLDDIQLDFPVVSCNPPLDASPCGHLCEGSNSRPPSRISHQTRMTAEHFTFHKVLGQGGYGKVFLAELKCSGDWFAVKSLKKDKVLKDDDVEDTMVEKRVLALAWDNPFLTHLYSTFQTKEHLFFVMEYLNGGDLNFHIEEKGRFDLYRATFYAAEIVCGLQFLHGKSIIHRLHTQTKLNGHSVLSPLLFLFTKPHFCHIFVFLSCIRDLKSDNVMLDRDGHIKIADFGLCKENVFGDNLATTICGTPQYMAPEIILGEEYSFSVDWWSFGVLVYEMLIGDLPFDGDDEYELYESILNDTPHFPHWITVDTRDMLKRLFERDPSRRLGVVGNIRGQSFFKSIDWSALERRKLEPPYKPKVTSPNDCSNFDQEILSEEPHLSQCEEGSVDAMDQSAFAGFSFMNQSMEHLLQK; this is encoded by the exons atgtttgtagggttcatcagTTTtcaaattcaagcacttgtacagcaatttcaag AAGAACTTGTGAGTAAAAGTGCTCTGGATGAGGCCTGTGAGGAACTCCTCCACGTTCTCCTGAACGAGACTGAGGACTCTGAcaacccatctctag AAGAACTTGTGAGTAAAAGTGCTCTGGATGAGGCCTGTGAGGAACTCCTCCACGTTCTCCTGGACGAGACTGAGGACTCTGAcaacccatctctag GTTCTCAGGATGATGTCTTCAAGGACCTTGACGACATTCAACTGGACTTCCCTGTGGTGTCTTGCAACCCACCTCTAG ACGCGTCTCCATGTGGCCATCTGTGTGAGGGTTCGAATTCTCGCCCCCCGTCCCGGATCAGCCACCAGACACGCATGACTGCCGAGCACTTCACGTTCCACAAAGTACTGGGCCAGGGAGGCTATGGCAAG GTTTTTCTGGCTGAACTCAAGTGCAGTGGGGATTGGTTTGCCGTGAAATCCTTGAAGAAAGACAAGGTGCTGAAGGATGATGATGTAGAGGACACCATGGTGGAGAAGCGGGTGCTAGCACTGGCGTGGGACAACCCCTTCCTTACTCACCTTTACTCCACCTTTCAGACCAAG GAACACTTGTTCTTTGTGATGGAATATTTGAATGGAGGTGACCTGAACTTCCACATAGAGGAGAAAGGACGCTTTGACCTCTACAGAGCCAC ATTCTATGCAGCTGAAATCGTGTGTGGACTGCAGTTCCTTCATGGAAAAAGCATCATccacaggttacacacacaaacaaagctaaatggacattctgtactttcacctttactgttcttgtttactaaaccacatttttgccacatttttgtatttctctcctGCATTAGGGATCTCAAGTCGGATAATGTTATGCTAGACAGAGATGGTCATATAAAGATAGCTGATTTTGGCTTGTgtaaagaaaatgtttttggtGACAATCTTGCCACAACCATCTGTGGGACACCACAGTACATGGCCCCTGAG atcattCTGGGTGAGGAGTATTCATTTTCCGTGGACTGGTGGTCATTTGGTGTGCTCGTATATGAGATGCTGATTGGTGATCTTCCATTCGATGGAGATGATGAATATGAACTTTATGAGTCCATCCTTAACGACACACCTCACTTCCCTCACTGGATCACTGTGGATACCAGAGACATGCTAAAACGA CTATTTGAGCGAGACCCTTCTCGTAGACTGGGTGTTGTGGGTAACATCAGAGGTCAGTCGTTCTTCAAGTCCATTGACTGGTCTGCTCTGGAGAGGAGAAAACTTGAACCCCCTTACAAGCCAAAAGTG acATCACCCAATGACTGCAGCAACTTCGACCAGGAGATTTTAAGTGAGGAGCCCCACCTGTCCCAGTGTGAGGAAGGTTCGGTTGATGCAATGGACCAGAGTGCCTTTGCTGGCTTTTCCTTCATGAACCAGAGCATGGAGCATCTCCTGCAGAAGTGA
- the LOC143485046 gene encoding protein kinase C delta type-like isoform X1, protein MMKWKDIKRSCLWCWCCGGTQDESDTEEEPRRDKIKKKKRKNKGQPKQETDNTPKELVSKSALDEACEELLHVLLNETEDSDNPSLEELVSKSALDEACEELLHVLLDETEDSDNPSLGSQDDVFKDLDDIQLDFPVVSCNPPLDASPCGHLCEGSNSRPPSRISHQTRMTAEHFTFHKVLGQGGYGKVFLAELKCSGDWFAVKSLKKDKVLKDDDVEDTMVEKRVLALAWDNPFLTHLYSTFQTKEHLFFVMEYLNGGDLNFHIEEKGRFDLYRATFYAAEIVCGLQFLHGKSIIHRDLKSDNVMLDRDGHIKIADFGLCKENVFGDNLATTICGTPQYMAPEIILGEEYSFSVDWWSFGVLVYEMLIGDLPFDGDDEYELYESILNDTPHFPHWITVDTRDMLKRLFERDPSRRLGVVGNIRGQSFFKSIDWSALERRKLEPPYKPKVTSPNDCSNFDQEILSEEPHLSQCEEGSVDAMDQSAFAGFSFMNQSMEHLLQK, encoded by the exons ATGATGAAGTGGAAGGATATTAAAAGGAgttgtctctggtgttggtgctgtggAGGCACCCAAGATGAATCTGACACAGAGGAGGAGCCCAGAAGAgacaaaattaaaaagaaaaaaagaaaaaacaaaggaCAACCAAAACAGGAGACCGACAACACCCCAA AAGAACTTGTGAGTAAAAGTGCTCTGGATGAGGCCTGTGAGGAACTCCTCCACGTTCTCCTGAACGAGACTGAGGACTCTGAcaacccatctctag AAGAACTTGTGAGTAAAAGTGCTCTGGATGAGGCCTGTGAGGAACTCCTCCACGTTCTCCTGGACGAGACTGAGGACTCTGAcaacccatctctag GTTCTCAGGATGATGTCTTCAAGGACCTTGACGACATTCAACTGGACTTCCCTGTGGTGTCTTGCAACCCACCTCTAG ACGCGTCTCCATGTGGCCATCTGTGTGAGGGTTCGAATTCTCGCCCCCCGTCCCGGATCAGCCACCAGACACGCATGACTGCCGAGCACTTCACGTTCCACAAAGTACTGGGCCAGGGAGGCTATGGCAAG GTTTTTCTGGCTGAACTCAAGTGCAGTGGGGATTGGTTTGCCGTGAAATCCTTGAAGAAAGACAAGGTGCTGAAGGATGATGATGTAGAGGACACCATGGTGGAGAAGCGGGTGCTAGCACTGGCGTGGGACAACCCCTTCCTTACTCACCTTTACTCCACCTTTCAGACCAAG GAACACTTGTTCTTTGTGATGGAATATTTGAATGGAGGTGACCTGAACTTCCACATAGAGGAGAAAGGACGCTTTGACCTCTACAGAGCCAC ATTCTATGCAGCTGAAATCGTGTGTGGACTGCAGTTCCTTCATGGAAAAAGCATCATccacag GGATCTCAAGTCGGATAATGTTATGCTAGACAGAGATGGTCATATAAAGATAGCTGATTTTGGCTTGTgtaaagaaaatgtttttggtGACAATCTTGCCACAACCATCTGTGGGACACCACAGTACATGGCCCCTGAG atcattCTGGGTGAGGAGTATTCATTTTCCGTGGACTGGTGGTCATTTGGTGTGCTCGTATATGAGATGCTGATTGGTGATCTTCCATTCGATGGAGATGATGAATATGAACTTTATGAGTCCATCCTTAACGACACACCTCACTTCCCTCACTGGATCACTGTGGATACCAGAGACATGCTAAAACGA CTATTTGAGCGAGACCCTTCTCGTAGACTGGGTGTTGTGGGTAACATCAGAGGTCAGTCGTTCTTCAAGTCCATTGACTGGTCTGCTCTGGAGAGGAGAAAACTTGAACCCCCTTACAAGCCAAAAGTG acATCACCCAATGACTGCAGCAACTTCGACCAGGAGATTTTAAGTGAGGAGCCCCACCTGTCCCAGTGTGAGGAAGGTTCGGTTGATGCAATGGACCAGAGTGCCTTTGCTGGCTTTTCCTTCATGAACCAGAGCATGGAGCATCTCCTGCAGAAGTGA
- the LOC143485204 gene encoding protein kinase C delta type-like isoform X3 has product MVNKCMMKKYLKKGSQDDVFKDLDDIQLDFPVVSCNPPLDASPCGHLCEGSNSRPPSRISHQTRMTAEHFTFHKVLGQGGYGKVFLAELKCSGDWFAVKSLKKDKVLKDDDVEDTMVEKRVLALAWDNPFLTHLYSTFQTKEHLFFVMEYLNGGDLNFHIEEKGRFDLYRATFYAAEIVCGLQFLHGKSIIHRLHTQTKLNGHSVLSPLLFLFTKPHFCHIFVFLSCIRDLKSDNVMLDRDGHIKIADFGLCKENVFGDNLATTICGTPQYMAPEIILGEEYSFSVDWWSFGVLVYEMLIGDLPFDGDDEYELYESILNDTPHFPHWITVDTRDMLKRLFERDPSRRLGVVGNIRGQSFFKSVDWSALERRKLEPPYKPKVTSPNDCSNFDQEILSEEPHLSQCEEGSVDAMDQSAFAGFSFMNQSMEHLLQK; this is encoded by the exons ACGCGTCTCCATGTGGCCATCTGTGTGAGGGTTCGAATTCTCGCCCCCCGTCCCGGATCAGCCACCAGACACGCATGACTGCCGAGCACTTCACGTTCCACAAAGTACTGGGCCAGGGAGGCTATGGCAAG GTTTTTCTGGCTGAACTCAAGTGCAGTGGGGATTGGTTTGCCGTGAAATCCTTGAAGAAAGACAAGGTGCTGAAGGATGATGATGTAGAGGACACCATGGTGGAGAAGCGGGTGCTAGCACTGGCGTGGGACAACCCCTTCCTTACTCACCTTTACTCCACCTTTCAGACCAAG GAACACTTGTTCTTTGTGATGGAATATTTGAATGGAGGTGACCTGAACTTCCACATAGAGGAGAAAGGACGCTTTGACCTCTACAGAGCCAC ATTCTATGCAGCTGAAATCGTGTGTGGACTGCAGTTCCTTCATGGAAAAAGCATCATccacaggttacacacacaaacaaagctaaatggacattctgtactttcacctttactgttcttgtttactaaaccacatttttgccacatttttgtatttctctcctGCATTAGGGATCTCAAGTCGGATAATGTTATGCTAGACAGAGATGGTCATATAAAGATAGCTGATTTTGGCTTGTgtaaagaaaatgtttttggtGACAATCTTGCCACAACCATCTGTGGGACACCACAGTACATGGCCCCTGAG atcattCTGGGTGAGGAGTATTCATTTTCCGTGGACTGGTGGTCATTTGGTGTGCTCGTATACGAGATGCTGATTGGTGATCTTCCATTCGATGGAGATGATGAATATGAACTTTATGAGTCCATCCTTAACGATACACCTCACTTCCCTCACTGGATCACTGTGGATACCAGAGACATGCTAAAACGA CTATTTGAGCGAGACCCTTCTCGTAGACTGGGTGTTGTGGGTAACATCAGAGGTCAGTCGTTCTTCAAGTCCGTTGACTGGTCTGCTCTGGAGAGGAGAAAACTTGAACCCCCTTACAAGCCAAAAGTG acATCACCCAATGACTGCAGCAACTTCGACCAGGAGATTTTAAGTGAGGAGCCCCACCTGTCCCAGTGTGAGGAAGGTTCGGTTGACGCAATGGACCAGAGTGCCTTTGCTGGCTTTTCCTTCATGAACCAGAGCATGGAGCATCTCCTGCAGAAGTGA
- the g0s2 gene encoding G0/G1 switch protein 2, whose protein sequence is MPPSLNRERVYTEFSIDTCRYTKQKSLHFIRVTSHRKMETIQEIMPFAREMLSAGASKGSMKVYLVGSTFAFLGIVSGVVEAACSLFPNPEEPLLEKVLEEPVPVKEQTVEPETAIPESDDMEAETEVKAKEMSALRQRRMSFRAHAS, encoded by the exons ATGCCACCGTCCTTAAATAGGGAGCGAGTCTACACTGAGTTCAGCATTGACACCTGCAGATACACTAAACAGAAGTCTTTACATTTCATAA GGGTAACTTCTCACCGCAAAATGGAGACTATTCAGGAGATCATGCCATTTGCAAGGGAGATGCTGAGTGCCGGAGCCTCGAAGGGCTCCATGAAGGTGTACCTGGTGGGCAGCACCTTCGCATTTCTGGGCATAGTGAGCGGGGTGGTGGAGGCTGCCTGTTCACTCTTCCCTAATCCGGAAGAACCCTTGCTGGAGAAAGTGCTGGAAGAACCAGTACCAGTGAAGGAGCAGACTGTCGAGCCAGAGACAGCCATCCCCGAGTCGGATGACATGGAGGCTGAAACAGAGGTCAAAGCCAAGGAGATGTCTGCTCTGAGACAGCGACGCATGAGCTTCAGAGCACATGCCTCCTAA